The stretch of DNA TTTTGGAGTATATcccgaacaaacagacagacagacgcggccggggactttgttttataatatgtagtgacattaacactattattactatatgtTCATTTATTTCTCGTCTTTCCTTCCTAACTCACATCTCCTGTAACGATATACTTTTTCTTGCCCTCTCATTAAGATTTGGAGTTTACCCAACAACGCTAATAGGTTCTCCAGTAAAATAgccataacaatatttaaacagCAAGCATGAATATACACGGAGGAATAGGAATACAACAATGATTTGAATTCAAATGTGACAGATTTATAAACGACATCTAACGTAAAACCAAACTAAGCGTTGTAAATTCAACCCATAATTTTTAGTACTATACCtgacatcaacaacaacaacagcctgtaaattcccactgctgggctaaaggcctcctctccctttgaggagaaggtttggaacatattccaccacgctgttccaatgcgggttggtggaattcacatgtggcagaatttctatgaaatttgtcacatacaggttttctcacgatgttttccttcaacgctgagcacgagatgaattataaagacaaattaagcacatgaaacagcggtgcttgtctgggtttgaacccgcaaacatcggttaagatgcacgcgttctaaccactgggccatctcgactcaccttACCTTACCTGACATCATTTGGGCgcattgtcaaaataaaaaacaacagtaaatttattttattttatatttaaactcatATTTCGTCAAATAATCtcgtaataaacaaaatagttaatatagcacttaatattcaaataattagcCATGTTGTCCGCAGCATATTTTGTTTGCTTGTTTCTTTTTTGGATTTATCGATGGACAggactttttacattttatctttGGCGGTTCAACTATTCCTGCATCGGCTGGAATATACTGGGTTTCAACGTGTATAAAATTCTTTCTTTTCCTCGGAGCCAAATCGAAACAACCAAACGGTGGTGTATATTCTATATCCCAGGTTGCGTTACTCGACAAGGAACTTAGAGATTCTTCTTGGCAAACACATTCGGGTTCTTTAAATGCTGGACAGCTGTCAATCACTCTGTCTATAGCTGTGAGATCATTACAATACACGTCCATGTACGCACATTTGCAGATATCTTCTACGGCCTCAGCTAAGGCCTTTCGGATCTCACCATCCCGCTGTTTTTTCAGTTTGACCATTTTCCTCGCCTCGACTTTGGCTTGCTCCTCTGGGCttctcttttttataattttaaatatcataggATCGCAGTCGACGTATGGATCTTCATTTGGTGCGATTTCTGTCAAATCTTTTAATGGGTTCACCTGGAAGGTTaaatcaattttcattttaataaaattttaccagATATTTTTACAACTGCATTATACAttacctatttattatatacatattctcTTCTCAGATTATTGGTTCTAGAAGaaatcaatcaatattaaaagtttaattttactctttttcaatttatttatctgaATATTTATTGTCAATTGAGAATTGACAAATCTGACAATACAGCattatgagaatatttttattatttccactTTGTTTCGTAGCACTagaataaatgatttttattgcatatactTTGcccgaaaatattaataaacgtaaAAAGATCATCCATCGTTCATCCATTCTTTACTTTTGAGACCGGCCTTCGGTAtggcattaaatataaatcattccaGGGTAAAGATTCcacatgttaaaaaaaatataggtctAATTTCACTGGAGTGAGTTAACTAACCTGTATCGTAAATACGTCGCCCTTTCTTTGAACTTTTAAGGTCGGCTTCGGT from Vanessa cardui chromosome 20, ilVanCard2.1, whole genome shotgun sequence encodes:
- the LOC124538461 gene encoding uncharacterized protein LOC124538461 isoform X2, translated to MAEDEDNDKKKKKKNASKYNYTFGDIHPGVVIGHKTCNPFLKPGYPVPAEMGWLWDAPDIPGYKPRKGWQPGVIGKSVAKMMTFKCPRGGQDKNANKKKKKKGRTTGADMGGGDSEPEEPLEPKPTLKVQRKGDVFTIQVNPLKDLTEIAPNEDPYVDCDPMIFKIIKKRSPEEQAKVEARKMVKLKKQRDGEIRKALAEAVEDICKCAYMDVYCNDLTAIDRVIDSCPAFKEPECVCQEESLSSLSSNATWDIEYTPPFGCFDLAPRKRKNFIHVETQYIPADAGIVEPPKIKCKKSCPSINPKKKQANKICCGQHG